A stretch of DNA from Candidatus Bathyarchaeota archaeon:
AGTTGGACCAGATCCATATTACGGAAGTAGTCTAGTTTTCCATCCCGATGGAATAGGTAAAGTAGATTTAGAAAGACTGATTTTCGCTTCCAATAGTCAAATAATGGCTTCAGAAAGAAAGGGCTTTATCTGATCTCATATTTAGTAGAAAATGAATTCCAATTCAATGAATCTTTTATAATCTATACATTAACGGTTTAATTATAGTACACATCAAATATTCTATCGTATATTGGGAGAATTAGCCCTTTGACCTTGAATCCTTTTTACGAGTTCAGAGAGCAATGCAAACAAGCTTTGAAAAATGCATTAATCAAACTTTATGAGAAAGAAATTAAAGATGTGCCGCTAATACTAGAGATACCGCCCTCTAGAGAATTTGGAGAACTGGCAACTACTATCTGTTTTGAGATATCAAAAAGATCAGGGGCTAAACCCTTTGAAATAGCTTCTGTTATTGCTAAAGAGATTGATCTCCATGATTTTACACTTATAGATTCCACCAAGAATCTTAAAGGCTATTTGAATTTTAGTTTGAACTATCCAGAGTTTGTTAAATTAACATTAAACTCTATCAGAGAACTAAACGAGAATTACGGCTTTGTTAAGAGTGATCAAGTCAATAAGATTATTGTAGAGCATAGCAGTTTCAATCCGATACATGCTATCCATGTTGGGCAGGCAAGGAGTCCAATTCTAGGTGACGCCTTATTTAGGATGTTAAAAAATAGGGGCCATGAGGTCTCAAGGCATTTCTATATTGATGATACTGGAAGACAAAGTGCTATAATCGCATATGGATATGAGTTGCTTGGGCTTCCAAAACCACCAATTAAGCCAGATCATTTCATGGGCCAAATATATAGTATCATGAATTGTTTACTTGAAATCAAGAAACTTCAGGAGAAAATAGAAGAGCCCGAAGATACCGATAATATTTCAGAAATTAAACAAAAATTGAATGAGTGGGTTGATATTAGTGAGGAATTGAAAACCAAACATTCAAAGCTTTTTAGCAAACTAGAAAAAAAGATGAGTGCTGAAAAAGAACAAGAATTGAAATTGAATAGATTTTTGAAAAATTATGAGGAGAAGGAATCAACCTATGAACAATTGATTAGGAAAGTGACCAATCTATGTTTGAAGGGTTTTAGTGAAACACTGAATAAATTAGGAATTGAGTTTGATAGTTGGGATTGGGAAAGTGATTTAATTTGGTCTGGTGATGTCAAAGAAGTAATACAAAAGCTCCAAGATACTGAATTCGTTTTGACAGAAAACGGTGTTTTGAAGTTAGATGCCGAAAGACTAGTGAATGAACTTGATTTAAGAGAGCTTCTTTGTATCAGCAAAGATTATGAAATTCCTTCAGTATCTCTTACGAGGTCAGATGGTACAAGTCTTTATGTAACAAGAGATATCGCCTATTCTCTTCACAAATTCAAACTAGCAGAGAATGTAATAAATGTAATAGGCTCAGAACAGAAGTTAGCACAATTACATGTTAAAATTGCT
This window harbors:
- a CDS encoding arginine--tRNA ligase — encoded protein: MTLNPFYEFREQCKQALKNALIKLYEKEIKDVPLILEIPPSREFGELATTICFEISKRSGAKPFEIASVIAKEIDLHDFTLIDSTKNLKGYLNFSLNYPEFVKLTLNSIRELNENYGFVKSDQVNKIIVEHSSFNPIHAIHVGQARSPILGDALFRMLKNRGHEVSRHFYIDDTGRQSAIIAYGYELLGLPKPPIKPDHFMGQIYSIMNCLLEIKKLQEKIEEPEDTDNISEIKQKLNEWVDISEELKTKHSKLFSKLEKKMSAEKEQELKLNRFLKNYEEKESTYEQLIRKVTNLCLKGFSETLNKLGIEFDSWDWESDLIWSGDVKEVIQKLQDTEFVLTENGVLKLDAERLVNELDLRELLCISKDYEIPSVSLTRSDGTSLYVTRDIAYSLHKFKLAENVINVIGSEQKLAQLHVKIALCALGKKKFATKQHHFAFGLVELPQYKMSSRRGRIIALDKIIDEAIKIAHEKVSEQHRSISKKEEENIAKCIGLNAIKYALLSVEPSKNVTFTWDRVLDFKRNSAPFINYASTRIQGILRKVGTVPDEIKYELLKENLEKEIILYLSRFPEIFIDSCDNLRPDAIANYANLLSERFHEYYEKVDISHVDDEGLKFARSALISSIQIVLNNAMNTLGIEMTEKM